Proteins encoded together in one Aurantiacibacter aquimixticola window:
- the acs gene encoding acetate--CoA ligase has product MNDTVAHPAPQASANCTSDEYRTLYRRSIEEPDSFWLEQAQRLDWFTAPGKAGEWSYDPVDIAWYADGTLNLCHNAVDRHAASQPDATAFIFEPDDPDAPGRTLSYRELQAETVRMANALKALGVTKGDRVTIYMPMIVEGAVAMLACARIGAVHSVIFGGFSPESIAGRLKDCDSRFVVTADGGTRGAKPIPFKANVDAALAMDGVEVDGVLLVRHTGDDVPVVDGRDRWLHNLASDDDCPCEDMAAEDPLFILYTSGSTGKPKGVLHTTGGYGVWAAMTFQYTFDYQPGEVFWCSADIGWVTGHSYVTYGPLLNGGTSVIFEGVPNYPDHGRFWDVIDRHEVSLFYTAPTAIRALMREGDHHVTSRDLSSLRVLGTVGEPINPEAWRWYHEVVGSGRCPIVDTWWQTETGGHMITTLPYAHDMKPGSAGRPFFGVRPLLVDNEGESLEGAVSGNLCIEASWPGQARTVYGDHDRFIEAYFSTFPGRYFTGDGCRRDEDGYYWITGRVDDVINVSGHRMGTAEVESALVLHPKVAEAAVVGYPHDIKGQGIYCYVTLMEGVEPSNELYTDLRQQVRKEIGPVATPDHLHFTAGLPKTRSGKIMRRILRKIAENDYGSLGDTSTLADPSLVDALIEGRQNR; this is encoded by the coding sequence ATGAACGATACCGTCGCGCATCCTGCTCCGCAGGCCTCGGCCAATTGCACGTCCGACGAGTATAGAACGCTTTATCGCCGTTCGATCGAGGAGCCTGACAGCTTCTGGCTGGAGCAGGCGCAGCGGCTCGACTGGTTCACCGCGCCGGGCAAAGCAGGCGAGTGGTCTTACGATCCGGTCGATATCGCCTGGTATGCCGATGGCACGCTCAACCTGTGCCACAATGCGGTGGACCGCCACGCGGCTTCGCAGCCGGATGCAACCGCCTTCATTTTCGAGCCCGACGATCCCGATGCGCCGGGCCGCACGCTCTCCTACCGCGAGCTGCAGGCCGAAACGGTGCGCATGGCCAATGCGCTCAAAGCGCTCGGCGTGACGAAAGGCGACCGGGTTACCATCTACATGCCAATGATCGTCGAGGGCGCGGTGGCCATGCTCGCCTGCGCGCGGATCGGTGCGGTTCATTCGGTGATCTTCGGTGGCTTCTCGCCCGAAAGCATCGCGGGCAGGCTGAAGGATTGCGACAGCCGTTTCGTCGTCACCGCCGATGGCGGCACGCGCGGGGCGAAGCCGATCCCGTTCAAGGCGAATGTCGATGCGGCGCTCGCCATGGACGGCGTCGAAGTGGATGGCGTGCTGCTGGTCCGCCATACCGGAGACGACGTGCCGGTCGTGGACGGCCGCGATCGCTGGCTGCACAATCTGGCCAGCGACGATGATTGCCCGTGCGAGGACATGGCGGCGGAAGATCCGCTCTTCATCCTCTACACCAGCGGTTCCACGGGCAAGCCCAAGGGCGTGCTGCACACAACCGGTGGTTATGGCGTATGGGCGGCAATGACGTTCCAATACACGTTCGACTACCAGCCTGGCGAAGTGTTCTGGTGCAGCGCCGATATCGGCTGGGTCACCGGCCACAGCTACGTCACCTACGGCCCGCTGCTGAATGGCGGAACCAGCGTGATATTCGAAGGCGTGCCGAACTATCCCGATCACGGCCGTTTCTGGGACGTTATCGACCGGCATGAGGTCTCGCTGTTCTACACAGCGCCCACCGCGATCCGCGCGCTGATGCGCGAAGGCGATCACCATGTGACCAGCCGCGATCTTTCCAGCCTGCGCGTGCTCGGCACGGTGGGCGAACCGATCAATCCCGAGGCCTGGCGCTGGTATCATGAAGTGGTCGGCAGCGGGCGCTGTCCGATCGTCGACACCTGGTGGCAGACCGAGACGGGCGGCCACATGATCACCACCCTGCCCTATGCCCATGACATGAAACCGGGCAGCGCGGGCAGGCCGTTCTTCGGCGTGCGGCCATTGCTGGTAGACAATGAAGGCGAATCGCTGGAAGGTGCCGTCTCCGGCAATCTGTGCATCGAGGCCAGCTGGCCGGGCCAGGCGCGCACCGTCTATGGCGATCACGACCGCTTCATCGAAGCCTATTTCAGCACCTTCCCGGGGCGTTATTTCACCGGCGACGGATGCCGGAGGGACGAGGACGGCTATTACTGGATCACCGGCCGGGTGGACGACGTGATCAACGTCTCGGGCCACCGCATGGGCACCGCCGAGGTCGAGAGCGCCCTGGTGCTGCATCCCAAGGTCGCAGAGGCGGCGGTGGTCGGCTATCCGCACGATATCAAGGGACAGGGCATCTATTGCTATGTCACGCTGATGGAAGGGGTGGAGCCGTCAAACGAGCTTTATACCGATCTTCGCCAGCAGGTGCGCAAGGAAATCGGGCCGGTTGCAACGCCCGATCACCTGCATTTCACCGCGGGCCTGCCCAAGACGCGCAGCGGCAAGATCATGCGGCGCATCCTGCGCAAGATCGCGGAGAACGATTACGGCTCGCTCGGCGACACGTCGACGTTGGCCGATCCCTCGCTGGTCGATGCGCTGATCGAGGGGCGGCAGAATCGCTAG
- a CDS encoding metallopeptidase family protein: MTRTIGLAPSLAEMRAMAEAAMARLPEEFRERIGDVLMAVEDFADADALASLGIENPFELTGLYEGFPLTERSIEHSGTMPDRVRLFRRPILDEWAERGDETLEHLVAHVVVHEIGHHFGLSDDDMHALEDMVQ; the protein is encoded by the coding sequence ATGACACGCACGATCGGCCTCGCCCCGTCCCTTGCCGAAATGCGGGCCATGGCGGAGGCGGCGATGGCGCGGCTGCCAGAAGAATTTCGCGAGCGGATCGGCGATGTCCTGATGGCGGTCGAGGACTTTGCGGATGCCGACGCCCTTGCTTCTCTCGGCATCGAAAATCCGTTCGAGCTGACCGGGCTTTACGAAGGCTTTCCGCTGACGGAGCGCAGCATCGAGCATTCCGGCACCATGCCCGATCGGGTGCGCCTGTTCCGTCGGCCGATCCTCGACGAGTGGGCCGAACGCGGCGACGAGACGCTCGAGCATCTGGTGGCGCATGTCGTGGTCCATGAGATCGGGCACCATTTCGGCCTCAGCGACGACGACATGCATGCACTGGAAGACATGGTCCAATAG